Proteins encoded in a region of the Mucilaginibacter sabulilitoris genome:
- a CDS encoding M1 family metallopeptidase, with protein sequence MIRKFILSAFACAMLAQVQAQDLYMPRDIQQAYNKGTRSADGKPGKNYWQNYGRYNITITALPPNRNIKGTEQITYINNSPDTIKGLNMKLILNIHKPGAARWANAQPDYLTPGIQIDTFLINGQPKKVNSAMATTNQMVSLPKPLMPHDSVKLDIAWHYQISLESGREGMIDSTTYYLAYFYPRVSVYDDYNGWDRLPFIDAQEFYNDFNDYTLQVKAPKNYIVWATGTLQNPNQVLQPEYAKRLQASMTSDSTIHVATAADLAKKGITAQNDVNTWIWKANDISDMAVGISDHYVWDAASTIVDDATHRRASMQAAFLDNAEDFHHAVQNGRNSLSWLSHNWPGVPYPFPKMTSFQGFADMEYPMMVNDSHNDDVYFSQFVQDHEIAHTYFPFYMGINESRYAFMDEGWATTFERLIGTAEVGAQKADSLYKDFRIDRWINDISTTEDLPVITPSSELKGGYGNNSYGKPSLSYFALKDMLGDALFKKALHGYMDRWHGKHPIPWDYFNSMSNITGRNLNWFFNNWFFTNYYIDLDIKNVSKVNGGYTVVIKNIGGFAIPFDVKVTYADGTSETIHQTPAVWEKNQKQITVSLKTDKTIKSVVLDGGIFMDAHVNNNKFVVK encoded by the coding sequence ATGATCAGAAAATTTATTTTAAGTGCTTTCGCCTGCGCAATGCTGGCACAAGTACAAGCTCAGGATTTGTATATGCCCCGTGATATACAACAGGCCTATAACAAAGGCACCCGCTCTGCCGATGGTAAACCGGGCAAAAATTACTGGCAAAACTACGGCCGGTATAACATCACCATAACCGCCCTGCCTCCTAACCGTAATATCAAGGGTACAGAACAGATCACTTACATTAATAATAGCCCCGATACTATAAAAGGGCTTAACATGAAACTGATACTCAACATTCATAAACCGGGCGCTGCAAGATGGGCCAACGCCCAGCCCGACTATTTAACGCCGGGCATACAAATTGATACCTTTTTAATTAATGGCCAGCCAAAAAAAGTAAACAGCGCCATGGCCACAACCAACCAAATGGTAAGCTTGCCAAAACCGCTAATGCCACATGATTCAGTTAAGCTTGATATTGCCTGGCATTACCAGATCTCGCTGGAAAGCGGCCGCGAAGGTATGATCGATTCAACTACTTATTACCTGGCCTATTTTTATCCCCGGGTTTCTGTTTATGACGATTATAATGGCTGGGACAGGCTTCCGTTTATAGATGCCCAGGAGTTTTATAACGATTTTAATGATTATACCTTGCAGGTAAAAGCACCTAAAAATTATATTGTTTGGGCAACGGGTACCTTACAAAACCCCAATCAGGTGTTACAACCGGAATATGCCAAACGATTACAGGCTTCTATGACCAGCGACTCAACCATTCACGTGGCTACCGCTGCCGATTTGGCTAAAAAAGGTATAACCGCGCAAAATGATGTAAACACCTGGATCTGGAAAGCAAACGATATCAGCGATATGGCAGTTGGTATCAGCGATCATTACGTTTGGGATGCGGCCAGCACCATTGTTGATGACGCTACTCACCGCAGGGCCAGCATGCAGGCTGCTTTTTTAGACAACGCCGAAGATTTTCATCATGCCGTACAAAACGGCCGTAACTCGTTAAGCTGGCTTTCACACAACTGGCCAGGCGTGCCTTATCCATTCCCTAAAATGACCTCGTTTCAGGGTTTTGCCGATATGGAGTACCCTATGATGGTAAATGACAGCCATAATGATGATGTGTATTTTTCGCAATTTGTGCAGGACCATGAAATAGCGCATACCTACTTCCCTTTTTATATGGGCATTAATGAAAGCCGTTACGCCTTTATGGACGAAGGCTGGGCAACAACCTTTGAACGCCTGATTGGCACTGCCGAAGTCGGCGCGCAAAAGGCCGATTCTCTTTATAAAGATTTCAGGATTGACAGATGGATCAATGATATATCAACAACTGAAGACCTGCCGGTTATTACACCATCAAGCGAATTAAAAGGCGGCTATGGAAACAATTCTTATGGCAAACCCTCACTAAGTTATTTTGCTTTAAAAGATATGCTGGGCGATGCTTTGTTTAAAAAAGCCCTTCATGGCTATATGGACCGCTGGCATGGAAAACATCCTATCCCTTGGGATTATTTTAATTCTATGAGTAATATAACCGGTCGCAATCTTAACTGGTTCTTTAACAATTGGTTCTTTACCAATTATTATATCGATCTGGATATAAAGAATGTTAGTAAGGTTAATGGCGGCTATACTGTCGTTATAAAAAACATCGGAGGCTTCGCCATTCCTTTTGATGTAAAAGTAACCTATGCCGATGGCACAAGCGAAACCATACACCAAACGCCGGCTGTTTGGGAAAAAAATCAGAAACAAATAACCGTGAGTCTTAAAACCGACAAAACCATAAAGTCTGTGGTGTTAGACGGCGGCA